A region of the Leptospira venezuelensis genome:
CGTGATTACCCCGCAGATCTGCAACCTTTCTCTGTTTGTAGATTTGTTTGCAGCTCTTTCGAAATGTCCTGCTACATCGGATGTAACGTCCTGGATCCTTTTCGATAGATCGTCTAAGAATGATTCAGTGAGTTCTTTTTTGAGCCTTACTTTGCCAGGACTTAAGGTCCCTCTTCCAAAGCGAGAACCTGTTAGTGCTTCCATGACTCCGAGAGGAACCCCTCTTTGCATTGCGCATACACCTTGGAGTGGATAATAACCTACGTCACCAGCAATTGCTCCCATGTCTCCTATATGTATTGCGATCCTTTCTATTTCTAAAAGTACAGTTCTTGCGAAATTTACCTCTTCAGGAACTTGAATGCCGTGGGCCTCTTCGAATGCTTTACTGAATGCAATTGCATAAGCGATTGTAGAATCTCCTGAAATTGCTTCCGCATAAGGAGAAATCGAGTCCTTGTTCTGACCTTTCATTTTTTCAAGGAGGCCTCTTTTTTGAAAACCTAGACGAATATCCAAATTTTGGATCTCTTCTCCTTCTACAATAAAACGAAAATGCCCAGGTTCGATTACTCCTGCATGGATTGGTCCTACTGCATGTGAATAAAAAGAATTTGGAACTGGAACATTGATCCCTCTATAAACTAGGTCTTTGATACCGGATTTGGTCAGGAATTTTTCGAGAAGATGTTTTCTATCTTGAGATAGATATCTCTCGTAATCCATGGAAGAGTAATCTTCAGCTCCTTGGTCCGTACCGAGGCTATGCCTGAGGACCCAGATTGGATTGGAATGATCCTCATATAAACGTTTTTCTGCGGATTTAGTAAGAGTTTCTTTCTCTATTCCATCCCGAGTTAGCCAGAAACGATGAGTTTGTTTCGTTTCCGAAGTGTGAAAAATTCCGGTAACGTTTTTCATAATGCACCTTGTAATAACAGGTAAAATCCCCAGCAGCCCGTGCTGAGAAGAAGTAGAAGTAGGAAAAATCCGTTAGTCATTCTGATTCTGAGAATGGTAGAAAGATCTTTTGAAAATGGTCGTCCTTTAATATTCAGTAAAGGTGCGAGTTTATACAGCATTACTCCAAAGAATACGATTCCTAAAATTGGAACTAGTATCACGAATGATTTTCCGCCTATTTGGCCAGCTTTGATCAATATTATATCTGTAACGAAGATTGGTGATCCGGGCATAACGAAGGCTAAAAAGAGAGCTAAGATGAATAGAGATAAAGCCGGTTTGTTTATAGAATCTGCTTGGATAATCTTATGGAGTTCTCTTTTTCCCGCATCCATTCTCACAATTCCCATGCTGATGAATAAAAGTGACTTCACTACTAAGTTAGTGGCCATCATGAATAGGAAAGCTGTATCACTTAAATCCATCCAAAGGAAAACAGCCAAGGCTCCAGTATGAAAAAGAGCGACTTTCGCTGAAATCCTTCTGATATCGTCACGATCGTATACTGCAAAAATACTTAAGAAAATCGTTAATATTCCTAATACTAGCAAGCCATCCGCACCACTGAATGTATGTGGGAAAAGTTGATGATCTAAATGTACAAAAGGTCTAAGCGCAAAACAAACCGAAACAGGAATGAATGACGAAAGTAAAGAGGAAACTTGTGTAGGACTTTCTCCATATGTATCTTCTATCCACACGTGATTTGGAAAAAGTCCTAACTTTGCAGTATATCCAAAAATCGCAAGCCATAGGCCGATCTCCACCCAAATGATCTCCGGATGAGAAGCGGAATTTGCCGCCAAAAATTCGATAGGTTGATTGATCACATGCAAAGAAGAGCGGATGAGTATGATGCCTAAGAATGCGATACCTAAACCGAATGAGTTTATCAGCAAAAATTTCCAAGCGATCGGAAAGGATTTAACTGTCCTGCTTGAAGAGATGAGTAACGCACCTACGAATGTGGTTGCTTCTATCAAAACCCATTGTAGCGTAGTGCCTTCTTCATTCCAATCTCGTATAATCCAGACTGCAAAGTTGATCG
Encoded here:
- a CDS encoding metal (Ni/Fe) hydrogenase large subunit, giving the protein MKNVTGIFHTSETKQTHRFWLTRDGIEKETLTKSAEKRLYEDHSNPIWVLRHSLGTDQGAEDYSSMDYERYLSQDRKHLLEKFLTKSGIKDLVYRGINVPVPNSFYSHAVGPIHAGVIEPGHFRFIVEGEEIQNLDIRLGFQKRGLLEKMKGQNKDSISPYAEAISGDSTIAYAIAFSKAFEEAHGIQVPEEVNFARTVLLEIERIAIHIGDMGAIAGDVGYYPLQGVCAMQRGVPLGVMEALTGSRFGRGTLSPGKVRLKKELTESFLDDLSKRIQDVTSDVAGHFERAANKSTNRERLQICGVITHKQLKDLGFVGMVEKCTGHSRDLRHHDSSYSLAGESINLGLDAGQMKGDAWARFYLRYEELKNSGRWLTKAIPSLKNFHKAYESLEKTKVSKAKSGIYFGAAEGWRGPVLASFSLNSSGDISEAYVRDPSVLNWHALELAVRGENIGDFPLNNKSFNLSYVGVDL
- a CDS encoding proton-conducting transporter membrane subunit, producing MNFDILLGIGAGVFVLIFLTYVLAPTKNQTNLLFWSVLLIICAAINFAVWIIRDWNEEGTTLQWVLIEATTFVGALLISSSRTVKSFPIAWKFLLINSFGLGIAFLGIILIRSSLHVINQPIEFLAANSASHPEIIWVEIGLWLAIFGYTAKLGLFPNHVWIEDTYGESPTQVSSLLSSFIPVSVCFALRPFVHLDHQLFPHTFSGADGLLVLGILTIFLSIFAVYDRDDIRRISAKVALFHTGALAVFLWMDLSDTAFLFMMATNLVVKSLLFISMGIVRMDAGKRELHKIIQADSINKPALSLFILALFLAFVMPGSPIFVTDIILIKAGQIGGKSFVILVPILGIVFFGVMLYKLAPLLNIKGRPFSKDLSTILRIRMTNGFFLLLLLLSTGCWGFYLLLQGAL